One segment of Polaribacter huanghezhanensis DNA contains the following:
- a CDS encoding peptidase E, with protein sequence MKRIILLCVVAAFISVSAFSQDQYIFPSGSGPNKLFMKEIIKLTGKPRPKILFLPTASGDSERSIKRWNDLVSDLSIESSVQGVWISSYRQKKTFEEILLNVDAIVVGGGNTLNMMAIWKAQGIDKVLKEALEKGIILAGGSAGSLCWFENGTTDSRPKELSVVEGLGFLPFSHSPHYDGEKFRRPLYEKNIEKGIFKAGYAMDNNAGIIFKNGKPFKIVSIDKKHNNYFVSLKNGKVVEEKLESIILK encoded by the coding sequence ATGAAAAGAATTATCCTACTTTGTGTTGTTGCCGCTTTTATTTCTGTAAGCGCATTTAGTCAAGATCAATATATATTTCCTTCTGGTAGCGGACCTAACAAATTGTTTATGAAAGAAATCATAAAATTAACCGGGAAACCACGTCCAAAAATTTTATTCTTACCAACTGCTTCAGGAGATAGTGAGCGTAGTATTAAAAGGTGGAATGATTTAGTTAGTGATCTTTCGATAGAATCTTCAGTTCAGGGAGTTTGGATTAGTTCTTACCGCCAAAAAAAAACTTTTGAAGAAATACTTTTAAATGTTGATGCAATTGTTGTTGGTGGAGGAAATACATTAAACATGATGGCAATTTGGAAAGCACAAGGGATAGACAAAGTGCTTAAAGAGGCTTTAGAAAAAGGAATTATTTTAGCTGGTGGAAGTGCTGGATCTTTATGTTGGTTTGAAAATGGAACCACAGATTCTAGACCAAAAGAATTAAGTGTTGTAGAAGGACTTGGGTTTTTACCTTTTAGTCACAGTCCACATTACGATGGTGAAAAGTTTAGAAGACCTCTATATGAGAAAAATATCGAAAAAGGAATATTCAAAGCAGGTTACGCAATGGATAACAATGCCGGAATCATTTTTAAAAACGGAAAACCATTTAAAATTGTTTCTATTGATAAAAAACACAACAACTACTTTGTGTCTTTAAAAAATGGAAAAGTAGTTGAAGAAAAATTAGAATCAATTATTCTTAAGTAA
- a CDS encoding Na+/H+ antiporter NhaA encodes MSFQDYELKKLLTLWINDGLMSIFFFLIGLELKRELLIGEINNLKKAAFPFITVLGSVLVPIALYLFLNQNPENIKGWRILGYLILRFTKSKKANKTNY; translated from the coding sequence ATTTCCTTTCAAGATTATGAATTAAAAAAGCTTTTAACTTTATGGATTAATGATGGATTAATGTCCATTTTCTTTTTTTTAATTGGACTAGAATTAAAAAGAGAGTTATTAATTGGAGAAATAAACAACTTGAAAAAAGCAGCCTTTCCTTTTATTACAGTACTAGGAAGTGTTCTGGTTCCAATAGCACTTTATTTATTTTTAAATCAAAATCCAGAAAACATAAAAGGTTGGAGAATTTTGGGCTATTTAATTCTTAGATTTACTAAAAGTAAAAAGGCAAATAAAACTAATTACTAA
- a CDS encoding peptidylprolyl isomerase, giving the protein MKLIKFCIALFILTVIFNCDEKKKAQPIVPKIKQEKKLIKKAEKSWDSLNKYNVEAFFTQYGKENKETKVLIKTDFGNIKLRLYTDTPIHRANFIFLTKIKYFNSTVFYRVAKNFVIQGGNSDRYETMKSRYKYGNYLLKPEFRSNRKHKYGALAAAREWEKNPNKLSSPFEFYIVQSRKGAHHLDNEHTVFGEVISGFSTLDKIAQLKTDEKEWPLVDVNMKIEIIE; this is encoded by the coding sequence ATGAAATTAATTAAATTTTGTATTGCTTTATTCATATTAACAGTCATTTTTAATTGTGATGAAAAGAAAAAAGCACAGCCAATTGTTCCAAAAATAAAACAAGAAAAGAAGCTTATTAAAAAAGCAGAAAAAAGTTGGGACAGCTTAAATAAATACAATGTAGAAGCTTTTTTTACTCAATACGGAAAGGAAAATAAAGAAACCAAAGTACTTATTAAAACCGATTTCGGAAATATCAAATTGCGTTTGTATACTGATACTCCAATCCATAGAGCCAATTTTATCTTCTTAACTAAGATTAAGTATTTTAATAGTACTGTTTTTTATAGAGTTGCAAAGAATTTTGTCATTCAAGGTGGTAATTCTGATCGATATGAGACCATGAAAAGTCGATATAAATACGGAAACTACTTGCTAAAACCAGAATTTAGATCCAACAGAAAACACAAATATGGCGCACTTGCAGCAGCAAGAGAATGGGAAAAAAACCCTAATAAATTATCAAGTCCGTTTGAATTTTATATTGTACAAAGTAGAAAAGGAGCACATCATTTAGACAATGAACATACGGTTTTTGGCGAGGTAATTTCTGGGTTTTCTACCTTAGATAAAATTGCCCAATTAAAAACAGATGAGAAAGAATGGCCTTTAGTTGATGTCAATATGAAAATTGAAATTATAGAATAA
- a CDS encoding peptide chain release factor 3 has product MSFLKEIQRRRTFGIISHPDAGKTTLTEKLLLFGGAIQEAGAVKNNKIKKGATSDFMEIERQRGISVATSVLAFIYKDKKINILDTPGHKDFAEDTFRTLTAVDSVIVVIDVAKGVEPQTEKLVEVCRMRNIPMLVFINKLDREGKDAFDLLDEVEQKLGLRVTPMSFPIGMGYDFKGIYNIWEKKLNLFSGDSKTTISKGVEFNDLSNPELDTIIGEKAAKTLREEIELIDEVYPEFNHQEYLEGNLQPVFFGSALNNFGVKELLDAFIEIAPTPQPKKAEERLVDSKEKQLTGFVFKIHANMDPKHRDRLAFVKIVSGIFKRNAPYLHVRNGKKVKFSSPNAFFAEKKEIVEESYPGDIVGLHDTGNFKIGDTLTEGEILNFKGIPSFSPEHFRYVNNADPMKAKQLFKGLDQLMDEGVAQLFTLDMNGRKVIGTVGALQYEVIQYRLEHEYGAKCTYENLQVHKACWVDPENPKSEEFKEFKRVKQRYLAKDKQGQLVFLADSAFTIQMTQSKYPTVKLHFVSEYK; this is encoded by the coding sequence ATGAGTTTTTTAAAAGAAATACAACGTAGAAGAACATTTGGTATCATTTCGCATCCAGATGCAGGAAAAACAACATTGACTGAAAAATTGTTGCTTTTTGGTGGTGCAATACAAGAAGCTGGAGCTGTAAAAAATAATAAAATCAAAAAAGGAGCAACTTCCGATTTTATGGAAATTGAACGTCAGCGTGGAATTTCTGTAGCAACTTCTGTATTGGCTTTTATCTACAAAGACAAAAAAATAAACATTTTAGATACTCCTGGTCACAAAGATTTTGCTGAAGATACTTTTAGAACTTTAACTGCTGTAGATAGTGTTATTGTTGTAATTGATGTTGCCAAAGGAGTTGAACCTCAAACAGAAAAACTGGTTGAAGTTTGTAGAATGCGTAACATACCAATGTTGGTTTTTATCAATAAATTGGATAGAGAAGGTAAAGATGCTTTTGATTTATTAGATGAAGTTGAGCAGAAGTTAGGACTGCGAGTTACCCCCATGAGTTTTCCAATTGGAATGGGTTATGATTTTAAAGGAATCTATAATATTTGGGAAAAGAAATTAAACCTTTTTTCTGGTGATTCTAAAACAACGATTTCTAAAGGAGTTGAATTTAACGATTTATCAAATCCAGAATTAGATACCATTATTGGAGAAAAAGCTGCAAAAACGTTACGTGAAGAAATTGAATTGATTGATGAGGTATATCCTGAATTCAATCATCAAGAATATCTTGAAGGAAACTTACAGCCTGTATTTTTTGGTTCTGCATTAAATAATTTTGGTGTTAAAGAATTGTTGGATGCATTTATAGAAATTGCTCCTACTCCACAACCTAAAAAAGCGGAAGAGCGTTTAGTAGATTCTAAGGAAAAACAATTAACTGGATTTGTGTTTAAAATCCATGCCAATATGGATCCAAAACACAGAGATCGTTTGGCATTTGTAAAAATTGTTTCCGGAATTTTCAAAAGAAATGCTCCTTATTTACACGTTAGAAATGGTAAAAAAGTAAAATTTTCAAGTCCAAATGCATTTTTTGCTGAGAAAAAAGAAATTGTAGAAGAATCGTATCCTGGAGATATTGTTGGATTACACGATACCGGAAATTTTAAAATTGGTGATACACTTACTGAAGGAGAAATCTTGAACTTTAAAGGAATTCCGAGTTTTTCTCCAGAGCATTTCCGATATGTAAACAATGCGGATCCGATGAAAGCCAAACAATTATTCAAAGGACTGGATCAATTAATGGATGAAGGTGTTGCGCAGTTATTTACGTTAGACATGAACGGAAGAAAAGTAATTGGAACCGTTGGTGCGTTACAATACGAAGTAATTCAATATCGTTTAGAACACGAATATGGTGCAAAATGTACGTACGAAAACCTACAAGTACACAAGGCTTGTTGGGTAGATCCTGAAAACCCAAAAAGTGAAGAGTTCAAAGAATTTAAACGTGTAAAACAGCGTTATTTAGCAAAAGACAAACAAGGACAATTGGTGTTTTTAGCAGATTCTGCTTTTACAATTCAAATGACTCAGAGTAAATATCCTACGGTAAAATTGCATTTTGTAAGCGAATATAAATAG
- a CDS encoding metal-dependent hydrolase family protein has protein sequence MKRINAYFLFIFSLFKKIILILLLFISFQAIAQDDSYTLIKAKTIFDGVQFHTNKAVLIKGNKIIAFDKVANIKIPKGTKTINYPNGTLMPGMIEGHSHLLLHPYNETSWNDQVLKESYAERAIRGANHAKKTLMAGFTTIRDLGSEGASYVDVGLKETIEKNVIIGPRMIVAGKAIVTTGSYGPKGFAEHVTVPLGAETADGIDDLTRVVRDQIGHGADVIKVYADYRWSPDNKAAPTFTLKELKLIVEVAESSGRKVVAHAASEEGMRRAILAGVSTIEHGDGGTKEIFELMKKHNVALCPTLAAGDAIAQYQGWKKGIDPAPTRITKKKKSFKLILETGVTIVAGGDVGVFPHGDNVRELEMMVQYGMNPLSVLQSVTSVNAKAFGYENSIGQIKIGLLADLVVVDGNPIKNISNLRRINMVIKDGTIFKQ, from the coding sequence ATGAAAAGAATCAATGCTTACTTTTTATTTATTTTCAGTTTATTCAAGAAAATCATCCTTATTTTGTTACTGTTTATTAGTTTTCAGGCAATAGCACAAGATGATTCCTATACACTTATCAAAGCCAAAACTATTTTTGATGGTGTTCAATTTCATACCAACAAAGCTGTACTTATTAAAGGAAATAAAATCATTGCTTTTGATAAGGTAGCCAATATTAAAATTCCGAAAGGCACAAAAACCATTAATTATCCCAATGGGACATTGATGCCAGGAATGATTGAAGGGCATTCTCATTTATTATTACACCCATACAATGAAACTTCATGGAACGATCAGGTACTAAAAGAATCCTACGCAGAGAGAGCTATTCGCGGTGCCAATCATGCGAAGAAAACTTTGATGGCTGGGTTTACTACGATAAGAGATTTGGGGTCCGAAGGTGCTTCTTATGTAGATGTTGGACTGAAAGAAACCATCGAAAAAAACGTAATTATAGGCCCTAGAATGATTGTCGCTGGAAAAGCCATTGTAACAACAGGTAGTTATGGTCCTAAAGGATTTGCAGAACATGTAACCGTTCCATTAGGTGCTGAAACTGCAGATGGAATTGACGATTTAACTAGAGTTGTAAGAGATCAAATTGGACATGGTGCTGATGTTATTAAAGTCTACGCCGATTATCGTTGGAGTCCAGATAATAAGGCTGCTCCAACTTTTACTTTAAAAGAATTAAAATTGATTGTTGAAGTTGCTGAAAGTAGCGGTAGAAAAGTTGTTGCTCATGCAGCTAGTGAAGAAGGAATGCGTCGTGCTATTTTGGCTGGTGTTAGTACTATTGAACATGGTGATGGTGGTACCAAAGAAATTTTTGAATTGATGAAAAAACACAATGTTGCCCTCTGCCCTACACTTGCTGCTGGAGATGCTATCGCACAATATCAAGGGTGGAAAAAAGGAATAGATCCTGCCCCTACTAGAATTACAAAAAAGAAAAAATCTTTTAAGCTTATATTGGAAACTGGAGTTACTATAGTAGCTGGAGGTGACGTGGGTGTATTCCCTCATGGCGATAATGTTCGTGAACTAGAAATGATGGTTCAATACGGAATGAATCCTTTGTCTGTGTTACAATCCGTTACTTCTGTAAATGCGAAGGCTTTTGGATATGAAAATTCTATAGGTCAAATAAAAATTGGCTTGCTAGCTGACTTAGTTGTTGTTGATGGTAATCCTATAAAAAATATCTCTAATTTAAGAAGAATTAATATGGTAATCAAAGACGGTACAATTTTTAAACAATAG
- a CDS encoding peptidylprolyl isomerase has translation MNNGIYAKFNTNRGEILVNLEFEKTPGTVGNFVALAEGNLENDVKPQGTPYYDGLSFHRVISDFMIQGGCPQGTGTGNPGYKFDDEFHPELKHDAPGKLAMANSGPATNGSQFYITHIPTPWLDNKHSVFGSVVEGQDIVDIISQGDELTSIEIIRVGDAAEKFNAVEAFRTFEGSRAKREAEELAKQKELLDSAAAGYDETASGLRYQILQEGKGKKATKGATVSVHYKGQLLDGTVFDSSYKRKQPIDFAIGVGQVIAGWDEGIQLLNVGTKARLVIPSHLAYGEAGAGGVIPPNATLIFDVELMDVK, from the coding sequence ATGAATAACGGAATCTACGCTAAATTCAATACAAATAGAGGCGAAATTTTAGTAAACTTAGAATTTGAAAAAACTCCTGGAACAGTTGGTAACTTTGTTGCTTTGGCAGAAGGAAATTTAGAAAATGATGTAAAACCACAAGGAACTCCATATTATGATGGATTGTCTTTTCACAGAGTAATCTCTGATTTTATGATTCAAGGTGGTTGTCCACAAGGAACAGGAACTGGAAATCCTGGTTATAAATTTGATGACGAATTTCATCCAGAATTAAAACACGATGCGCCAGGGAAATTAGCTATGGCAAATTCTGGACCAGCAACAAACGGAAGTCAGTTTTACATTACCCACATACCTACGCCTTGGTTAGATAATAAACATTCTGTTTTTGGAAGTGTTGTTGAAGGACAAGATATTGTTGATATCATTTCTCAAGGAGACGAGTTGACATCCATAGAAATTATTAGAGTTGGTGATGCCGCTGAAAAATTTAATGCTGTTGAAGCTTTTAGAACTTTCGAAGGATCTAGAGCAAAAAGAGAAGCAGAAGAATTGGCAAAACAAAAAGAATTATTAGATTCTGCTGCTGCTGGTTACGACGAAACTGCAAGTGGTTTACGTTACCAAATCTTACAAGAAGGAAAAGGGAAAAAAGCAACAAAAGGCGCTACCGTTTCTGTACATTATAAAGGTCAATTATTAGACGGAACCGTTTTTGATTCATCATACAAAAGAAAACAACCAATCGATTTTGCTATTGGTGTTGGTCAAGTAATTGCTGGTTGGGATGAAGGAATTCAATTGTTAAACGTTGGTACTAAAGCTCGTTTGGTAATCCCTTCTCATTTAGCGTATGGAGAAGCTGGTGCTGGTGGTGTTATTCCTCCTAACGCAACGTTAATTTTTGATGTTGAGTTAATGGATGTAAAATAA
- a CDS encoding TlpA family protein disulfide reductase: protein MKKTLFIISFILVLGCKDSQDPKVSKILNNLENLVDLKGEPFDVSTLEGKKVLVNYWATWCAPCKKEMPDLLAAQKILSKENYVFLLISDESKEQIQDFKNKFKYDFTFLRSSESLSNIGIYAMPTTFVFNEKGKKVKEIIGATEWNSEEMITQLKEL from the coding sequence ATGAAAAAAACACTCTTTATCATTTCTTTTATACTTGTTTTAGGTTGCAAAGATTCTCAGGACCCCAAAGTTTCTAAAATTTTAAATAATCTAGAAAACCTTGTTGACTTAAAAGGAGAACCCTTTGATGTTTCTACTTTAGAAGGGAAAAAAGTGTTGGTTAATTATTGGGCTACCTGGTGTGCTCCTTGTAAAAAAGAAATGCCAGATTTATTAGCAGCGCAAAAAATTTTATCGAAAGAAAACTATGTTTTTTTATTAATTTCTGATGAGTCTAAAGAGCAAATACAAGATTTTAAAAATAAATTTAAATATGATTTCACATTTTTAAGATCATCAGAATCATTGTCAAACATAGGAATTTACGCCATGCCAACTACTTTTGTTTTTAACGAAAAAGGAAAGAAAGTAAAAGAAATTATTGGTGCAACAGAATGGAATAGTGAAGAAATGATTACTCAACTAAAAGAATTATAA
- a CDS encoding DegT/DnrJ/EryC1/StrS family aminotransferase, which translates to MPGFELFGDAERKEVNDVLESGVLMRYGFDGARNGHWKAKELEQELQNNLGVKHAQLTSSGTTALNVALAVLGVGAEDEVIMPTFTFVASFESILAAGATPILVEIDDTLTLDPKAVEAAITPKTKVVMPVHMCGSMADLDALKAICDKYNLILLEDACQAIGGSYKGNKLGTIGDAGCFSFDYVKTITCGEGGAMVTNDPNLAVNADHYTDHGHDHVGNDRGAESHPFLGYNFRISELNAAVGLAQVRRLDGFVETQRKNKKVLKDALKTIPEVTFRRIPDEAGDSAGFLSFFMATKELTDKVVKAFKEHGVDAYWNYYENDWHYVRKWNHLKDQVSLFPLSDQIVNGMQDLNTAKFPQSDDLISRNISCLIKLSWTEAQVNERAANMVAAIKSVL; encoded by the coding sequence ATGCCAGGATTTGAATTATTTGGAGATGCAGAACGCAAAGAAGTAAACGATGTTTTAGAAAGTGGAGTTTTAATGCGTTACGGATTTGATGGTGCCAGAAATGGACATTGGAAAGCAAAAGAATTAGAACAAGAATTACAAAATAACTTAGGCGTTAAACACGCGCAATTAACAAGTAGCGGAACAACTGCTTTAAATGTTGCGTTAGCAGTGTTAGGAGTTGGAGCAGAAGACGAAGTAATTATGCCAACGTTTACTTTTGTGGCAAGTTTCGAATCTATTTTAGCTGCCGGAGCAACTCCGATTTTAGTAGAAATAGATGATACCTTAACTTTAGATCCAAAAGCTGTGGAAGCTGCAATTACACCAAAAACAAAGGTTGTAATGCCCGTTCATATGTGTGGTTCTATGGCAGATTTAGATGCGTTAAAAGCAATATGCGACAAATACAATTTAATTTTATTAGAAGATGCTTGTCAGGCAATTGGAGGTTCTTATAAAGGAAATAAACTAGGAACAATAGGCGATGCAGGTTGTTTTTCTTTTGATTATGTAAAAACAATTACCTGTGGTGAAGGTGGTGCAATGGTTACCAACGATCCAAATTTAGCAGTAAATGCTGATCATTATACAGATCACGGTCACGATCATGTTGGGAATGATAGAGGCGCAGAATCGCATCCCTTTTTAGGATACAATTTTAGAATTTCAGAATTAAATGCTGCTGTTGGTTTGGCACAAGTTAGACGTTTAGATGGATTTGTGGAAACACAACGTAAAAATAAAAAAGTATTAAAAGATGCTTTAAAAACAATTCCAGAAGTTACTTTTAGAAGAATTCCGGATGAAGCTGGAGATAGCGCAGGGTTTTTATCATTTTTTATGGCTACTAAAGAATTGACAGACAAAGTGGTGAAAGCTTTTAAAGAACACGGTGTTGATGCCTATTGGAATTATTACGAAAACGATTGGCATTATGTGCGCAAATGGAATCATTTAAAGGATCAAGTTTCTTTATTTCCATTATCAGATCAAATTGTAAACGGAATGCAAGATTTAAATACGGCTAAATTCCCGCAATCTGATGATTTAATTTCAAGAAATATTTCTTGTTTGATAAAATTATCGTGGACAGAAGCACAAGTAAATGAAAGAGCAGCAAACATGGTTGCGGCAATTAAATCAGTATTATAA
- a CDS encoding 6-pyruvoyl trahydropterin synthase family protein gives MPRITAHRKAHFNAAHRLFNPAWSDEKNAEVFGKCSNPHYHGHNYELTVSVTGKIDPVTGFVMDLSVLRELIKTEIEDAFDHKNLNVEVAEFKNLNPTVENISVVIYNKLRAKISTYLDISVTLYETPRNFVTYAGE, from the coding sequence ATGCCAAGAATTACCGCACATAGAAAAGCACATTTTAATGCAGCGCACAGATTGTTTAATCCAGCTTGGTCTGATGAAAAGAATGCTGAAGTTTTTGGAAAATGTAGCAATCCACATTATCACGGTCATAATTATGAGTTAACGGTTTCTGTTACTGGAAAAATTGATCCTGTTACAGGTTTTGTAATGGATTTATCTGTGTTGCGAGAATTGATTAAAACCGAAATTGAAGACGCTTTTGATCATAAAAATTTAAATGTTGAAGTTGCAGAATTCAAGAATTTAAATCCGACTGTAGAAAATATTTCTGTCGTTATTTACAACAAACTGCGTGCAAAAATCAGTACTTATTTAGATATTTCTGTGACGCTTTACGAAACACCAAGGAATTTTGTTACGTATGCTGGGGAGTAA
- a CDS encoding sialidase, which yields MKKLIFILSVAMLFIACEKKEVKITEIPFDFGINNAEPNLVAQKGKLSLSWVSSIRGEEATLFYTQLENEKWNAPSKIISGDDWFVNWADFPANATNGDVLLTSHLQKSAKGTYTYDIVLNLRKLNGDIIKENFLLNTDGMKAEHGFVSIIPNKSDGFLITWLDGRNTVKEMKESVHKAMTVRTAEISKTGTIFNETEVDGRTCDCCQTSITMTQNGPMIVYRDRSENEIRDIYFSQKKDSVWSTPVAVFNDHWNINGCPVNGPKVVSNTKNTAVAWFTGANEKPEVKVSFFENNTFNKPIILNDIPAIGRVDIAFINTDEVLVSYMESDNNNTYLRCKKVSKNGKVSKAITISDISSGRSTGVPQLEISNNDAYVVWTISVDKKNQLKTVKFDLDGIE from the coding sequence ATGAAAAAACTAATATTTATTTTAAGTGTAGCAATGTTATTTATTGCCTGTGAAAAAAAGGAAGTAAAAATTACTGAAATTCCGTTTGACTTTGGAATTAATAATGCAGAGCCAAATTTAGTTGCTCAAAAAGGAAAATTATCTTTGTCTTGGGTAAGTTCTATCAGAGGAGAAGAAGCTACATTATTTTATACTCAATTGGAAAATGAAAAATGGAACGCACCTTCAAAAATTATTTCTGGTGATGATTGGTTTGTAAATTGGGCAGATTTTCCTGCGAATGCAACAAACGGAGATGTTTTACTGACAAGTCACTTACAAAAATCAGCAAAAGGAACATATACCTACGATATTGTATTAAATCTTCGAAAATTAAACGGAGACATCATCAAAGAAAACTTCTTGCTAAATACAGACGGAATGAAAGCAGAACATGGTTTTGTGAGTATCATTCCAAATAAAAGTGATGGTTTTTTAATTACGTGGTTAGATGGACGAAATACAGTAAAAGAAATGAAAGAAAGCGTCCATAAAGCAATGACGGTACGGACAGCAGAAATTTCTAAAACAGGCACAATTTTTAATGAGACAGAAGTAGATGGAAGAACTTGCGATTGTTGTCAGACATCCATAACAATGACTCAAAACGGACCAATGATTGTGTACAGAGATAGAAGTGAAAACGAAATTAGAGATATTTATTTTTCTCAGAAAAAAGATTCAGTTTGGTCTACACCTGTTGCTGTATTTAATGATCATTGGAATATAAATGGTTGCCCAGTAAATGGTCCAAAAGTTGTTTCAAACACAAAAAATACTGCGGTTGCTTGGTTTACTGGAGCAAATGAAAAACCAGAGGTAAAAGTTTCATTTTTCGAGAATAATACTTTTAATAAACCAATTATTTTAAATGACATTCCCGCAATTGGTAGAGTAGATATTGCGTTTATTAATACTGATGAAGTGTTGGTAAGTTATATGGAATCTGATAATAACAACACGTATTTACGGTGTAAAAAAGTATCTAAAAACGGAAAAGTTTCTAAAGCAATTACAATTTCTGATATTAGTTCTGGAAGAAGTACTGGAGTTCCACAATTAGAAATTAGTAATAATGATGCGTATGTAGTTTGGACGATTTCTGTTGATAAAAAAAACCAACTAAAAACGGTGAAATTTGATTTAGACGGAATAGAATAA
- a CDS encoding type I phosphomannose isomerase catalytic subunit: MKINQFLKFDPILKEKLWGGEKLMKVLSKRSDKKDIGESWEISDVKNDTSVVASGNLKGIDLKQLIADYKGELVGEKIYQAFGEKFPLLIKFIDAKEALSIQLHPNDALAKERHNSFGKTEMWYVMQSDEKANLIVGFKKEVSSKEYLQHLENKTLLEILNVDKVAEGDVYFIPTGRVHAIGAGVLLAEIQQTSDITYRIYDWDRIDSQGKSRDLHTEEALNAIDYTAQNSYKTTYQKEKNTASEIISCPYFTTNILSVNEEFSVNHSDKDSFVIYMCVKGAAIFHHNGNNEVLNFGETLLVPACFKEFSITSDETSELLEIYIK, encoded by the coding sequence ATGAAAATCAACCAGTTTTTAAAATTTGATCCCATCTTAAAAGAGAAACTTTGGGGCGGCGAAAAGTTGATGAAAGTCTTGTCTAAAAGATCTGATAAAAAAGATATTGGCGAAAGCTGGGAAATTTCTGATGTAAAAAATGATACTTCTGTTGTTGCAAGCGGAAATTTAAAAGGAATTGATTTAAAACAATTAATTGCTGATTATAAAGGCGAATTAGTTGGAGAAAAAATCTATCAAGCATTTGGAGAAAAATTTCCGCTTTTAATTAAATTTATTGATGCAAAAGAAGCGTTGAGCATTCAGTTACATCCAAATGATGCATTGGCAAAAGAACGTCATAATTCGTTCGGAAAAACAGAAATGTGGTATGTAATGCAATCCGATGAAAAAGCAAATTTGATTGTCGGTTTTAAAAAAGAAGTTTCATCAAAAGAATATTTACAGCATTTAGAAAACAAAACATTGTTAGAAATTTTAAATGTTGATAAAGTTGCAGAAGGCGATGTGTATTTTATTCCAACCGGAAGAGTGCACGCAATTGGTGCAGGAGTTTTGTTAGCAGAAATTCAACAAACATCTGATATTACCTACAGAATTTACGATTGGGACAGGATAGATTCACAAGGAAAATCGAGAGATTTACACACCGAAGAAGCATTAAATGCCATTGATTATACGGCACAAAATTCTTATAAAACCACCTATCAAAAAGAAAAAAACACAGCGTCAGAGATTATTTCGTGCCCTTATTTTACCACAAATATTTTATCGGTTAATGAAGAGTTTTCTGTAAACCACTCAGATAAAGATTCCTTTGTCATTTATATGTGTGTAAAAGGCGCAGCCATTTTTCATCATAATGGAAATAACGAAGTTTTAAACTTCGGAGAAACACTTTTAGTTCCCGCTTGTTTTAAAGAATTTTCTATTACTTCGGATGAAACTTCAGAATTGCTAGAGATTTATATAAAATAG
- the idi gene encoding isopentenyl-diphosphate Delta-isomerase produces MAEEQVILVDKNDNQIGLMAKMEAHEKALLHRAFSVFTFNDKGELLLQQRAADKYHSPLLWTNTCCSHQRNGETSLEAGKRRLQEEMGFTCELEEVFSFIYKAPFDNGLTEHELDHVMIGKYNENPIVNKEEVATFKWMTLEEVKVDMEKEPGIYTEWFKIIFDEYYHRIAD; encoded by the coding sequence ATGGCAGAAGAGCAAGTAATTTTAGTAGATAAAAACGACAACCAAATTGGGTTAATGGCCAAAATGGAAGCGCACGAAAAAGCCTTGTTGCACAGAGCATTTTCGGTTTTTACGTTTAATGATAAAGGCGAATTGTTATTGCAACAAAGAGCAGCAGATAAATACCATTCGCCATTATTATGGACCAATACCTGTTGTTCGCATCAACGAAATGGAGAAACTTCTTTAGAAGCAGGAAAACGACGTTTACAAGAAGAAATGGGTTTTACCTGTGAGTTAGAAGAAGTATTTTCTTTTATTTATAAAGCGCCATTTGACAATGGATTAACAGAACACGAATTAGATCATGTGATGATTGGAAAATACAATGAAAATCCAATTGTAAATAAAGAAGAAGTAGCAACTTTTAAATGGATGACATTAGAAGAAGTGAAGGTTGATATGGAAAAAGAACCAGGAATTTACACAGAATGGTTTAAAATTATTTTTGACGAATATTATCATAGAATAGCTGATTGA